From Actinomycetota bacterium:
AACGCCGCCACCGGCGAGGCCCGCGCCGCCGGCAGGAAATGGGGGCTGGACCTGGCCGGACACCGCGCCCGCGAGGCCAGGCGCTCGATCGTCGAGAGCTCCGATATCATCCTGGCCATGACCCGGGCGCATCACGAATGGCTGGTCCGGGCGTTCCCGGAAAGAAAAAATGCGATATACTTGGCTCTGTTGTTTCCGCGCAGGCTCGATGAAAAATCTCCGGCGGCAGCCGATGTCCCCGACCCGATCGGCGAATCGGTCGGTTTTTACCTGGACGTCCTGGAGATGCTCAAGCCGGCGCTGCCCGTCATCCTGAGCGCAGCTCTGGGGAAGGAGACCTTTTGAAAATCGCAATCGCCGCCGACCACGCCGGCTTCCAGCTGAAACAGAATGTGACCGACCGCCTGGAGGCGTCCGGCCACCGCGTCTTCGACATGGGAACCAACACCGAGGAGAGCTGCGACTATCCCGCCTATGCGGTCGAGGTCTCG
This genomic window contains:
- a CDS encoding low molecular weight phosphotyrosine protein phosphatase; amino-acid sequence: MSAGPHKPVSILFVCTGNICRSPLAEYLLRDYAARQGKGGLISVSSAGTHAWEGNAATGEARAAGRKWGLDLAGHRAREARRSIVESSDIILAMTRAHHEWLVRAFPERKNAIYLALLFPRRLDEKSPAAADVPDPIGESVGFYLDVLEMLKPALPVILSAALGKETF